In a genomic window of Wyeomyia smithii strain HCP4-BCI-WySm-NY-G18 chromosome 1, ASM2978416v1, whole genome shotgun sequence:
- the LOC129717690 gene encoding WD repeat-containing protein 37 has product MPLDSGVVSGSGGKQVTATGCICGAVGGTQTVVVNPAVSAIVGVGNTAAAGKQLSAKKSLKLSSLTDDMLGPPSATGSHHEEPFRARLHQLFSQIEKEFELLHAENLSLQEKLEAVAGTPRDSTGGDRLLPLQDSYEADGVVNKSFKSKLGSTGNKVKASHKIRAQTSRIVSSFKAQSVVSSLVREFCGHKDGVWQVSSKTGQPIIGTASADHSACIWGIDTGRCMLQYQGHSGSVNSIKFHQSRDLVLTGSGDATAHIWQAVVNWEVPARKGHSSEEELDEEDEPYEEKERIDVLRTPICEFSGPGGHTSVIVAADWLPGGDQLITASWDRTAILWDVETREPLQPLCGHDHELTHASAHQSQRLVVTASRDSTFRLWDFRDPIPAVSVFQGHTESVTSTVFTRDDKVVSGSDDRSVKVWELRNMRSALTTIRTDSAVNRLAVSAGGVIAIPHDNRHIRLFDLNGQRIARLPRTSRQGHRRMVSSVAWTEDINSTCNLFSCGFDRRVLGWGVCLPPKEN; this is encoded by the exons ATGCCGCTGGATTCTGGCGTGGTAAGTGGTTCAGGGGGAAAGCAAGTTACTGCGACAGGATGCATTTGTGGTGCAGTTGGAGGAACACAAACGGTAGTGGTAAATCCTGCGGTGTCGGCTATAGTAGGGGTTGGTAACACGGCTGCAGCTGGTAAACAACTTTCGGCAAAAAAATCACTTAAGTTGTCCAGTTTGACTGATGATATGTTAGGACCACCTTCGGCTACCGGAAGTCATCATGAAGAGCCATTTAGAGCTCGACTGCATcaacttttttctcagattgaaAAAGAATTTGAATTGTTGCACGCGGAGAATTTAAGCT TACAAGAAAAGTTAGAAGCCGTGGCTGGGACTCCTCGAGATTCGACAGGTGGAGATCGTCTATTGCCATTGCAGGATTCCTATGAAGCAGATGGAGTCGTCAATAAGAGTTTCAAATCTAAGCTAGGCAGCACGGGAAATAAAGTTAAGGCTAGTCACAAGATTCGAGCTCAAACCAGCAGGATTGTATCGAGTTTCAAGGCACAATCGGTAGTTAGTTCATTGGTACGAGAATTTTGTGGTCACAAAGATGGAGTATGGCAGGTTAGCTCGAAAACAGGTCAACCGATTATTGGAACTGCTTCGGCAGACCATAGTGCATGCATATGGGGAATTGATACAGGACGCTGTATGTTGCAATATCAAGGTCACAGTGGATCGGTAAACTCGATAAAGTTTCACCAAAGCAGAGATCTTGTACTAACTGGAAGTGGTGACGCAACAGCTCACATTTGGCAGGCAGTCGTGAATTGGGAAGTACCAGCAAGAAAGGGACATTCCTCCGAAGAGGAACTGGACGAAGAAGATGAACCTTATGAGGAAAAAGAACGAATTGACGTTTTGAGAACGCCAATATGCGAGTTTTCGGGTCCAGGTGGACACACTTCGGTGATCGTTGCCGCAGATTGGCTCCCTGGAGGCGACCAGCTTATTACAGCTAGCTGGGATCGAACAGCCATTTTGTGGGATGTGGAGACACGCGAACCGTTGCAACCTCTTTGCGGACATGATCATGAATTAACGCATGCTTCGGCACATCAGAGTCAACGCTTGGTGGTGACAGCTTCGAGGGATTCGACCTTTCGTCTGTGGGATTTCCGTGATCCGATTCCTGCGGTGTCTGTTTTCCAAGGCCACACTGA AAGTGTCACTTCTACCGTATTCACGCGTGACGATAAGGTTGTTTCCGGATCGGATGATCGATCGGTAAAGGTATGGGAATTGCGAAACATGCGCTCAGCATTGACTACCATTCGAACGGATTCGGCTGTGAATCGGCTTGCCGTTTCAGCTGGCGGGGTTATTGCTATTCCACATGATAATCGTCACATAAGACTGTTCGATTTGAATGGGCAGCGAATTGCGCGGTTACCTCGCACCAGCCGTCAGGGACACCGGCGAATGGTTTCATCTGTTGCTTGGACTGAAGACATTAATTCCACTTGCAATCTTTTCTCTTGCGGATTTGACCGACGTGTGCTTGGTTGGGGCGTCTGTTTGCCACCCAAAGAAAACTAA
- the LOC129722679 gene encoding histone deacetylase 11, with translation MCLKIRRPGSQTRPDSTENDDAFDGDTVLRSTKFPIVYRAEYGVTFCGLQRLHPFDAAKGEHIYKMLKAENLITNDNEVYRPEEITTEKLLDVHTKRYIKSLKWSVNVAKIAEIPPLIFVPNYFVQRSYLRPMRYQTAGSILAAKCALAYPAGTGWAINLGGGFHHCSSDRGGGFCPYADITMTVRMLQSSGKGVEKIMILDLDAHQGNGYARDLIGDDSLFIIDMYNYLIYPRDQDAKLAINRAVELKPHTGDKEYLHKLQKHLGDSLAEFEPNFLVYNAGTDILKGDPLGILDITPTGVIERDEIVFRMARAKNISIVMLLSGGYLRSSARVIADSIINLNEKGFLPKPHQQ, from the exons atgtgtttaaaaataCGTCGTCCTGGAAGTCAGACAAGACCAGATTCGACGGAAAACGATGATGCATTCGATGGTGATACAGTATTACGCAGTACTAAATTTCCCATCGTTTATCGAGCTGAATACGGTGTCACATTTTGTGGCCTTCAGAGGCTGCACCCTTTCGATGCTGCTAAAGGAGAGCACATCTACAAGATGTTAAAAGCTGAAAATCTTATTACAAATGATAATGAAGTGTACAGACCTGAAGAAATTACCACGGAGAAGCTGTTGGATGTTCATACCAAACGCTATATTAAAAGCTTGAAA TGGAGTGTTAACGTAGCCAAGATAGCTGAAATCCCACCTCTTATTTTCGTGCCAAACTATTTTGTCCAACGTAGCTACTTACGGCCCATGCGCTATCAAACTGCCGGATCTATATTAGCTGCAAAATGTGCGCTCGCTTATCCGGCTGGTACCGGTTGGGCAATAAATCTTGGGGGAGGATTTCATCATTGCAGCTCCGATCGGGGAGGAGGGTTTTGCCCATACGCAGACATTACAATGACTGTAAGAATGCTACAGTCTAGCGGAAAAGGAGTTGAAAAAATTATGATATTAGACCTAGATGCTCACCAGGGCAATGGTTATGCCCGAGATTTAATAGGAGATGATAGCTTGTTCATAATCGACATGTACAACTATTTGATCTATCCGAGAGATCAAGATGCTAAACTCGCTATCAATCGAGCAGTGGAATTGAAACCCCACACAGGCGATAAAGAGTATTTACATAAATTGCAGAAACACTTAGGCGATTCGTTAGCAGAGTTTGAGCCAAATTTTCTTGTGTACAATGCCGGAACAGACATTCTCAAAGGAGACCCATTGGGTATACTAGACATCACTCCGACGGGTGTTATTGAGCGTGATGAGATTGTGTTTCGAATGGCTCGCGCTAAGAATATATCGATAGTAATGCTACTCAGTGGGGGCTACCTGAGAAGCTCAGCACGAGTTATTGCCGATTCAATAATCAATTTAAACGAAAAAGGGTTTTTGCCGAAACCACATCAGCAATAA
- the LOC129722667 gene encoding RIB43A-like with coiled-coils protein 2: MLNSLFINHQDRKEAAAIERRRQYEEARRQRIFNARQRIIGVDTIALEQQLKEKHDIQQNVREQQRKIEDEQRRQNQVIQLKHREQQLLRQQLETEINQFRALSQKPEQSRDFDLFDPNYLKKSQPARVGDYDPRLTVSGAQKFDGEDLSQKERIQLQKQQQRSWLEQQIREKRKAEMDRIAAEHFLEETLQAREQRVCQLAAEERCSRHRIQQAINQYNHHLKQQQDWNLNQQKRAEQEDNQAEIYNHLTSDILTENPDVAKSSLGPNRIIPYAYKGMSTEELQQIRENQEKQREELHRRQKEETATKMAWDKLTNDFDRMVLAKERELNRNRRQLAGKIGHDNFRLSNEQQQKLDHLNQTVYQNRPTMEYFNQFNTSSR, translated from the exons ATGTTGAATTCTTTATTTATCAATCATCAGGATCGAAAAGAAGCTGCAGCTATCGAGCGACGCCGCCAGTACGAAGAAGCTCGAAGGCAGCGTATTTTCAATGCCCGTCAAAGAATTATAGGG GTCGATACGATAGCTTTAGAACAGCAGCTCAAAGAGAAGCATGACATTCAGCAAAATGTACGAGAGCAACAACGAAAAATCGAAGACGAGCAGCGTCGCCAGAATCAGGTTATCCAACTGAAACACAGAGAGCAACAATTACTACGACAACAATTGGAGACTGAAATCAACCAGTTTCGAGCTTTGAGCCAAAAACCAGAACAATCGCGCGATTTTGATTTATTCGATCCGAACTATCTGAAGAAATCGCAGCCGGCACGAGTCGGTGACTACGACCCTAGATTGACAGTCTCAGGGGCACAAAAGTTCGACGGGGAGGATCTTTCACAAAAGGAACGAATACAATTACAAAAACAGCAGCAACGATCCTGGCTAGAACAGCAAATTCGTGAAAAAAGGAAAGCGGAAATGGATCGTATTGCAGCGGAACACTTTCTTGAAGAAACTTTACAAGCTAGAGAACAAAGGGTATGCCAACTGGCAGCAGAAGAGCGTTGTTCGCGACATAGAATACAGCAAGCCATCAATCAATATAATCACCATTTAAAGCAACAACAAGATTGGAATCTAAACCAGCAAAAACGTGCAGAGCAAGAAGATAATCAGGCAGAAATCTACAATCATCTAACAAGCGATATTCTAACAGAAAATCCAGATGTAGCTAAAAGTAGTTTAGGTCCAAATCGGATTATTCCCTACGCTTACAAAGGCATGAGTACTGAGGAGTTGCAGCAGATACGGGAGAATCAAGAGAAACAACGAGAAGAACTGCATCGTCGTCAGAAAGAAGAAACGGCAACTAAAATGGCATGGGACAAGTTAACCAACGACTTCGATCGGATGGTGCTGGCAAAAGAGCGCGAGTTGAATCGAAACCGTAGACAGTTGGCTGGTAAAATTGGGCACGACAATTTTAGACTTTCAAACGAGCAGCAACAGAAACTGGACCATTTGAATCAAACGGTGTATCAGAATCGTCCCACAATGgaatatttcaaccaatttaataCATCCAGCCGATAA
- the LOC129722651 gene encoding nicastrin, with the protein MPPRYLRHLNVLLVFIFLNHVHSQRIKDDMYTSISGAHCFRRLNGTHVTGCSSKLGGSVGVLHFVRSSADIDFVVEQHPAPPYAPVISPHLFTRENILRLRDHGGEHISAVILINNATLLDHYSQESPCPNQFSGLIASQMGSETCSIDQPQKSWNPWGTGLLLEDFPFPIYYVADPDEIAKLYDCFEKYNNHDLNNQHSRSLCSIQVNAFMSAAVDSRVCLARSTFFNSLNPVKFCDPLQGKNVFATLFPRVQVNPEDRKIDLTERIVLLSTRMDTTTMFDGIGLGAMDSLVSFSVLMAIAHFLAKAYPQRISSSGPNVLFVFFNGESYDYIGSQRFVYDLQKGAFPTKGGLSNPISMDNIDLMIDLGSMDNLNDLKLYHASQLSAVPHIVQAIERINLSFGFNIKMDSPILTTNLPPMSSHSFLRENSSFPAIMFTSVPGNRFYHSIYDDNENLKFVYGNHSKEIDFTQLEDLSKPNVYFPEDSLQIRIRNVSSLLGMMILELISGNPYTARLGTNSILIDEFLYCFLHSANCPLFHAAAKPDSPKAFPVPPTRYISVHSTLPSEASGWTHRLLGLLVGQKVDNNTKTDCQALHLPYNWYAGYSGEGECRLTTQNFSQAMSPAFLNDSYDFASGQYSTWTESTWREMSARIFLRPSASHETLTLSVGFVVLVLSFVLVFFVNSRSEVLFNQSASTIPIASPTQC; encoded by the exons ATGCCACCGCGATACCTGAGGCATTTGAATGTCCTTttagttttcatatttttgaatcatg TACACTCTCAGCGTATTAAGGACGACATGTACACTTCGATCAGTGGAGCACATTGTTTTCGCCGATTGAATGGAACTCATGTAACGGGTTGTAGCTCGAAACTGGGAGGTTCGGTTGGTGTTTTACATTTTGTGCGTTCGTCAGCGGATATTGATTTTGTAGTTGAGCAGCATCCGGCTCCACCATATGCACCGGTTATATCTCCGCATTTGTTTACGAGAGAAAACATATTGCGATTGCGTGATCATGGAGGCGAACATATATCGGCGGTGATACTTATTAATAATGCGACTCTGTTGGATCATTACAGTCAGGAATCACCATGTCCTAATCAGTTTAGTGGGTTGATTGCTTCGCAGATGGGCAGTGAAACTTGTAGCATCGATCAGCCACAGAAAAGTTGGAATCCTTGGGGGACAGGATTGCTTTTGGAAGATTTTCCTTTTCCCATTTATTATGTCGCGGATCCGGACGAGATTGCTAAGTTGTACGATTGTTTTGAAAAGTACAACAATCACGATCTGAATAACCAACATAGTAGAAGTTTATGCAGTATTCAAGTGAATGCCTTCATGTCAGCTGCTGTGGATTCTCGTGTTTGCTTGGCGAGATCAACGTTCTTCAACTCGTTGAATCCGGTGAAATTTTGTGATCCGCTacaaggaaaaaatgtttttgctaCGCTGTTTCCTCGAGTTCAGGTGAATCCAGAAGACCGAAAAATTGATTTGACGGAAAGAATCGTTCTGCTGTCTACCAGAATGGATACAACAACAATGTTTGACGGAATCGGTCTAGGGGCAATGGACTCTTTGGTATCTTTCTCGGTTCTGATGGCAATCGCACATTTTCTGGCAAAAGCCTACCCGCAGCGGATTAGTTCAAGCGGACCGAACGTTTTGTTCGTTTTCTTCAATGGAGAATCGTACGATTATATCGGTTCCCAAAGATTTGTGTATGACCTACAAAAAGGAGCCTTCCCAACCAAAGGTGGATTGTCGAATCCTATTTCAATGGATAATATCGATCTAATGATTGATTTGGGATCGATGGATAATCTCAATGATCTCAAGTTATATCACGCTTCGCAATTATCGGCAGTTCCTCATATAGTTCAAGCTATTGAACGCATAAACCTATCCTTCGGCTTTAACATAAAAATGGATAGCCCCATATTGACGACAAATCTACCCCCTATGTCATCGCATTCATTTCTTCGAGAGAATAGTTCTTTTCCTGCGATAATGTTTACATCAGTACCAGGAAATCGTTTTTATCATTCGATATACGACGACaacgaaaatttaaagtttGTCTACGGAAACCATTCgaaggaaattgatttcacaCAGCTAGAAGATCTGTCGAAGCCAAATGTATATTTTCCCGAAGATTCACTACAGATTCGGATTCGAAATGTATCTTCTTTGCTAGGAATGATGATCTTAGAGTTAATATCTGGAAACCCTTACACCGCACGTTTGGGTACCAACAGTATTCTCATTGATGAGTTTTTGTACTGTTTTCTGCATTCGGCCAATTGTCCATTATTTCACGCAGCAGCGAAACCGGATTCACCTAAAGCGTTTCCAGTACCACCGACACGTTACATCAGCGTTCACTCTACACTTCCTTCAGAGGCTTCTGGTTGGACACATCGATTGTTAGGTCTTCTGGTCGGCCAAAAGGTGGATAACAATACCAAGACCGATTGCCAAGCGCTGCATTTGCCCTACAATTGGTACGCAGGTTACTCAGGAGAAGGGGAATGTCGTTTGACTACTCAAAACTTCAGTCAGGCAATGTCGCCGGCGTTTTTGAATGATAGCTATGATTTCGCATCCGGCCAGTACTCCACATGGACCGAATCAACGTGGCGTGAGATGTCAGCACGAATATTCCTTCGACCGTCAGCATCACACGAGACGCTCACGCTATCTGTCGGCTTTGTCGTATTGGTGCTTTCGTTTGTGTTGGTATTTTTCGTGAACAGCCGCTCGGAAGTGCTGTTCAATCAAAGTGCATCGACGATTCC TATTGCTTCACCGACACAGTGTTGA